GCGTGCGCCCCGACTCGCGGATCGCGGGGAGCAGTGCCTCCTCGACCAGCGCCGTCGCGATGCCGCGGCCGCGCATCGCGGGGTGCACGGAGGCGCCCACGGAGATGGTCTCGAGGTTCTCCTTCTGCGGCAGGAACACGGACGCGCGGCCGACGAGGCTCTCGCCGCCCTCGAGCGATTCGGCGATCGCGACCCAGCGCCTGGTGCTCCAATACGGGGTGTCGGTGAGCTGGGCGCGCAGCTGCTCCCGGGTGAGTGCCTGACTGCCGCCGTGGGCGTGCTCGTCCAGCGCCTGCTCGAGGGCGAGGTACTGGTCGAGCTCGGCGTCGTCGGCGGGGTCGAGGGGGCGGATCGTGAGGTGCATGGGGGCAGTCGACCACGGCGGGGCGGGGAGGGGCGAGAAAATATCCTCGGGGTTGCTTGACCCTCCCCTCGGGGAAGAGCCCAGCCTGGTCCTCGCCGGGACGGACCCGGCGCCCGAGGACCGGGCGGAGGACGACGGAGGATCGCATGGAGGAGAGCCTGCTGAGCATCGGGGAGCTGGCCGCGCGGAGCGGACTGAGCCCCAAGGCGCTGCGGCTGTACGACGAGTCGGGGCTGCTGGTGCCCCGACGCGTCGACCCCCTGACCGGATACCGCTCCTACGGCTCCGACCAGGTGGGCCGCGCCCGCCTGATCGCCGCGCTGCGCGGGATCGGGATGGGGCTCGCCCGGATCCGGGTGCTGTGCGATCTGGACGCCGACGCCGCCGTGTCGGAGCTGCGCTCCTGGTGGCGTCAGGAGGAGGCCGACATGCTCTCCCGCGCCGCTGCCGTCGACGCCCTGTCCCTCTCCCTCGGGCAGCACCCCCTGGAGGACACCATGACCACCACGACCCTCGTCCCCCGCACCGCCTCGGCGCTGCACATCGGCCTCGAGCGCACAGTGCAGGAGGACGCGGTGCTGGTCCGCGCCCTGCCGGGCGGCCGCACCCTCCTCGCCGTCGCCGACGGCTTCGGGGGAGCCGGTGACCTCGCGGAGCGGATCCTCGCGGCCTTCGCGGACTCGCTCGAGCACGCGCTGGCCGACCCGTCGGCCGCTCCACTGCACGCCCTCGAGAAGGCCTGGACCGCCGCGGAGGCGCTGGTGCCGACGGACGACGGGTCCGGCACGACCCTCACCGTCGCGGTGCTGGACGGGGACCGCCTCCACATCGCCCATGTCGGTGACGCCCGTGTGGTGCTCGTGCGCGCAGGGCATCTCGAGCACGTCACGCAGGAGCACACCCTCCTGCGCTCCCTGCTCGAAGCCGGTCGGCTCTCCCCCGAGGAGGCCGCCTCCCCTCCGGACCGGCGCGTGCTGAACCGCTCTCTCGCCGCGGGCGCGCCGACGGCTCCGGACCTGCTCGTCCGCCGGCTCGAGGCGGGCGATCTCGTGCTGCTCGCCACCGACGGCCTGCACGCCGTCGCCGACCCGTCGGCCCTCACCGCGGCGCTGACCGGTGGAGAGACGGATCTCGATGCACTCACCGGGTCGCTCGTGGACCTGGCACTGGCCGTCGGCGGCCCGGACAACGTGGGCGTCGCCCTGGCCCGGGTATGAGGTCGGGCGGTCAGCGCGGTGAGCGGGTGCGCAGCTGCTCCGGGGTGAGTGCCTGACTGCCGCTGTGGGCGTGCTCGTCCAGCGCCGGCTCGAGGGCGAGGTACTGGTCGAGCTCGGCGCCGGCGGGGAGGGGCGACGGACTTACCGCCGACCTGCCCGCACCATCCGCACGATCCCCATGGCGCAGGCGGCGAGCAGGGCGACAGCGCCGAGCACGATCAGCGGCGCCCCTCCCCCGACGATCACCGACCAGGCGATGCCGAGGTAGATCGGCTGGATCGCGAGTCCGGTCCAGACCAGCATCCGCTCGCCTTCGCGGTAGACGGCCTGCGCGTTCTCCTCGGTGATGCGAACCGGGTAGTTGAACAGGCGGGGCCGCGAGGACAGGGCGACGATCCCGAGGGAGAGCACCAGCATCAGCCCGCCGAGCACCAGGATCGACCACCGCGGGCCGAACGAGTCCGGATGCCCGCTCGCGTCGAAGTGGGTCGCGACGATGTCCGACAGGCCCGGGTAGCGCACGAGGATCCAGGCGGAGGTGCCGAGCACGGCGAGGACGGTGAGGGCGCGCAGTCCACGCGTGATGGGACCGGTCGTGTAGGTGCGGGGCGGTCTCATCGCTCGCGCCGTGCCCGATGCGACCTGGTCAGCCCGGTGTCGGGCTCGACATCAGCCCCCACGCCCTCGCGCTCCTCGTGGCGCAGGGCGTCGGCGAGATAGGGCAGGGAGTACTCGACGTGGCCGCGGCCGGCGGGGCGGATGAGGTCGTCCTCGATGAGGCGCTGGCGGAACCCGGACTGCTGGCTCGACTCGATGCCCATGCGCCCGGCGATGACGCCGACGGCCGACGGGCCCTCGTCCTCCAGCATCGCGCGGAGGTACTCGCGCTTGCGGGGGCTCAGCCCGCGCAGGGCTGGGCCGTGCACGTTCTTGATCATCGCCGCGACCACCGCGTCCCGCGCCCCGCGGACGTCCTCGATCTCGATCGTGTCCGCGTCGCCGCTGTTCTGCCAGGCCTTGGAGCCGACGAGCTGGATGAGATACGGGTAGCCGCGGGAGATCTCCCCGGCGAGCACCGCGGCCTCGGGGGTGATGCCCTTCGTGGTGTCGGCAACGGTCATGCGGATCGCCTCGGCGGCGGTGCCGACGTCCACGCTGCCCACCTCGATGCGGTGGGCACGGCGCAGGAAGGTCGCGCCCTCGTGGTCCAGCAGCGCGTCCACCCCGGTGCGCACCCCGGCGGCGAGGAACGCGACCGCGTGCCCGGAGCCGATGAGGTCCTGCACGTGCTGGGTGAGGGCGTGCAGCGGGGCGCGGTCCACGGACTGCACCTCGTCCAGCGTGATCAGCACTCCGCCGCCCTCCTCCTCCGCGAGGCGCGCGAGCCGGTCCAGGACCACGGTGAGGGGTTCGAGCTCGCCGGTGTATCGCTCGTGGATATCCCGCTGCGCGGCGACGCTCGCGATCCTCGCCATCGTGAGCTTGGAGGTCTCGGAGTCGGGGTCGAGCTCGCGCAGGTGCGCGATCGCCTGCCCGCGCAGCTCCTCGACGAGAGAGGTCGAGGAGGTGTGCAAGCGCAGGTCGATCCATCCCGCCTCGAGCGCGAGCTCGCGGAACTCGGACAGCAGCACCGTCTTGCCGGTGCCGCGCGCACCGGAGATCAGGATCGCGCGCGCCTCGGGCACGTTCCCGGCGAGCGCGGCGGTGAACTCCTCGATCGCGAGGTCGCGGCCGGCGAGGATCACCGGGGTCAGGCCGAAGCCGGGGGTGAACGGGTTGGCGCTGGGGCGGGTCATGGCTCCCATCCTGCCCTGCGGGAGTGACGGATGGGGAGGGGGCAGGAGGACTGTGGATATCTCGAGGGCGGCCGACGGGATCTCGACAGGCAGGGTTGTCCACATTCTTCGGGGGATTGTTCTTCATCTGTCGGACCCTTTTGGTAGTGGCGTGTCGCGGGGCAGGCCGGGAGGCGACCGAGGTGTCCACAGCGGGGCGAATAATGCACACAAACAGGCATGATGCAGGCGCGACGAGCCGTCGAGAGCATCGGCCACGTCGGCTCCCCCGCCATTTCCTCGCCCGACCTCTCCTCCACACACCCCACTTTTTCACATATTTATCCACATTTCGAGGTGACCCTTGGGTGAGCGACGTCGGTTCGATATTCTCGACGTATTCAGGGAGCCACCGAGGCGTGGCTCCACAGGCGGGGACGGCGACACGTGCGCGACAGGAACGCAACGGGAGGAGGGGATCGCGATGGGTGAGCTCGAGGAGCCGGCATGGGACTGGTACACCTCTCGCTTCCCGAGCCGGCATCCCGGTGAGGAGCCGGCGCCCGCGAACTCCCCGTCGGACGCCGCCCCGGAGCCTGCGAAGTCCTTCCGCGTCCGTGCCCGCAAGCCGCTGACCCCCGCCACGGTGCTCGAGGAGGCGGGCGGCTATCGCAGCCCCGTCGCCGGCGCGGTGCTGGACGTCCACTACCTGATGCGCGAGCGCTCCCGCCTGTACGGGATCCACCTGAGGATGCTCGCCGAGCTGTACGAGAACGACTCCGAGAACGGAGGCGTGCTCGAGGACGCGGACATGACCGGGATGAAGATCGCGGCAGGGCTGCGCTGCTCGACCGCCGAGGCCACCGACCAGATCCACGATGCCCTGCGCGCCGTGCACCGCCTGCCCACCATGTTCGCCAACCTCGAGCGCGGCGACCTCCCCGAGCCCTTCTTCCGCTATCTCCTGCGGCAGGTGCAGTCCCTGGACGACGACCAGGTGGAGATGGTCGATCTCCGCCTGCACGACGTCGACGTCGCGAACGTCTCCCAGGGCACCTTCGAGAAGCAGGTGCGCTACGCGGTCGCCGAGGCGCGGAAGGGCACTCTGCCGACGCTCCCCTCTCCCACGCCGAAGGTCGAGCTCGGCGCGGTGGACCCGCTCCACGGCACCGCCAGCATCACGATCACCGGCCCGATCCTCGAGATCAGGGCCCTCGCCCACCGGCTCGACATCGCCGCCCGCACCGTGCAGGACGCGCAGCGCCATGCCCTCGCAGGCGGTGAGGAGGGTCCGATGCCGTTCGACCTCGACGACGTGGTGCGGAGCCAGGGCCGGCCCCTGTCCCTGCGCCGCCTCCAGTACGCGATCCTCACCCACTCGGTGCTGGACATCGACCCCGTCGAGGAGACGCGGTCGGTGTACAAGATGCTGCTGACCGTCCCGGTGACGACGATGCTCGGCGTGGACAACCACCCGGCGATGCTCGAGGGCATGACCCCCATCCCCGCCGAGCAGGCCCGGGAGCTGGCCGCCGAGGAGGCGACCTGGACGCGGATCCTCACCGATCCGATCACCGGCGCCTACCTCCCCGTCTCGGCCACGACCTACCGACCCACCGCCCAGATGCGGCTCCTGCTGCGGCTGAGACACCCGATCTGCGCGGCGCCGGGGTGCACCCGACCCACCGCCTACGCCGCGGAGGACGACCACATCGAGGAGTACGACCACGAGGAACCGGACCTGGGAGGCCGGACCTCCCTGTTCAACCTCCACCGGCTGTGCTGGCTGCATCATGCGTGGAAGACGAAGGACCTGATCGACGTGTGGCGGTGGCCGATCGACGATCCGTCCGAGGGTGACGGCACCACCACGCCCGATCCGCTGCGCTCCGTCTGGGACCTCGGCGATGGTCTGCGCACCTCCACGCTCGAAGACACGGACCTGGTCAGCCCCACCGTCGCCTCCGAGCTAGAGGAGGCGTGGCGGGTGCACGAGGCCGAGCGCGCGAACATCCGCGCCTACCACGAGGCCGTGCGACGGGATCTCGAGCGGCACAGCACCGCGAGGGAGGGGCGGCGGATCATCCCGCCCGGCGCCGGCAACGACACCGACGTCGACACCGACGAGGAGGACCTGCCGTTCTAGCGGACGATCTGCACGCCCGCCGCCTCCAGCTCCCGCTCGAGCTGCTCGACACCGTCCGGATGCACCGCCGCGGTGAGATCCCGCAGCACGCGCACGGGCGCCGAGGCCGCTGCGCCGAGCGCCGTGGCCCGCACACAGAAGTCGTATGCGAGGCCCACCACGTCGATCCGGTCCCAGCCGTCGGCCACGAGCGAGGCGACGCTCTCCCCGGTCTCGATGACCTCGCCCTCGAGGACGCTGTACGCCGGGATCCCATGGCCCTTGTGCACGATCTCTGCATCGAGCGCCGCGATCTCGGGGCGCAGCGCCGCACTCTCGGTCCCGGCGACGCAATGCACCGGCCAGGTGTCGACGTAGTCCGGCGTCGTCGAGAAGTGTCCGCCGTTGTCGGTGTCCCCGCGGTGCCAGTCCTGGCTGGCGAGAACCCGGTCGTACCCGCCGGCGGCGACATGTGCGGCGATCCGCCCCGCGACCGCGGCGCCGCCCTCGACGCCGAGCGCACCGCCCTCGCAGAAGTCGTTCTGGACGTCGACGATGATCAGCAGGGATCGGCTCAACGGAAGCTCCTGGCCAGAGGGACGGGGCCCCAGCGTATGCGCCAGCGAACCACACCGGGTGGCACAATCGCGGACATGGCTTCCCCGCGCACCTACGACCGCCTGCTCTCCCCGCTGGACCTCGGTCCGTTCGAGGTGCGCAACCGCATCGTCATGGGGTCGATGCACACCGGTCTCGAGGACCGCCCCGGCGACGTGAAGAAGCTCGCCGCCTACCTCGGCGAGCGCGCCCGCGGCGGGGCGGGACTGATCGTCACCGGCGGCTACTCCCCCGACCGCACAGGGCGGCTCACCCCGCACGGCTCCCAGGCCGACGCCCGTACCCTGCGCGGCCACGACCTGGTCACGCGCGAGGTCCACGAGGCAGATGGCCGGATCATCCTCCAGCTCCTGCACGCGGGCCGCTACGCCGTCCAGCCGCTCGCCGCCTCCCCCGGCGGCGGGAAGTCGCCGCTGTCGCCGTTCCGCTCCCGGCGCCTGACCCGGGGCGGGGTGCGGCGCACCATCGACCACTACGCCGAGGCGGCGCGGCGCGCGATCGACGCCGGTTACGACGGGGTCGAGCTGATGGGCAGCGAGGGCTACCTGCTGAACCAGTTCCTCGCGCCCGCCACGAACGGCAGGCGGGACCGCTGGGGCCGCACCTCCGAGGGCCGACGGGCGATGCCGCTCGCGGTCACCGCCGCGGTGCGCGCGGCGATCGGGGAGAAGGCCCTGCTCAGCTACCGCATCTCCCTGCTGGACCTGGTGCCGGGCGGGCAGACGTGGACCGAGACCACTGCCCTGGCGCAGGCCCTGATCCGGGCCGGGGTCGATGTGCTGTCCACCGGGATCGGCTGGCACGAGGCGCGGGTCCCCACGATCGCGACGTCGGTGCCGCGCGCCGCGTTCGCCGAGAACACCGCGCGCCTGCGCGAGCTGGTGGACGTGCCGGTGGTCGCCTCGAACCGGATCCACGACCCGGCGGTGGCGGAGCAGGTCCTCGCCGACGGCCAGGCGGACCTGATCTCCATGGCCCGCCCGCTGCTCGCCGATCCACAGCTGCCGAACAAGCTCGCGGGCGGCCGGGCGAACCAGGTCGTCGCCTGCATCTCCTGCAACCAGGCCTGCCTGGACAAGGTGTTCGTCGGCGAGCGCGCGAGCTGCCTGGTGAACCCGCGCGCCGCGCACGAGACCGAGCTGGTGCTCACCCCCGTCATCGAGCGCCGCGCGAGGCGGGTCGCCGTCGTCGGCGCGGGCCCCGCCGGGCTCGAGGCGGCCCTCGCCGCCGCCGAGCGCGGCCACATCGTCACCCTCTTCGAGGCGACCGGCGAGATCGGCGGGCAGCTGCGCCTGGCCGCACGCATCCCCGGCAAGGAGGACTACGCGCAGGCGCTGCAGTCCTGGCGGATGCGGCTCGCCGCCGCCGGGGTCGGGATGCGGCTCGGCGCCCGCCCGGGCACCGCGGACCTGCAACGCTTCCACGACGTCATCGTCGCCACCGGCGTCGCCCCGCGCGAGATCGACCTGCCGCGCGAGGGTGGGCCGGACGTGATCAGCTACGCCGACCTGCTCGAGGGCCGGGCCGAGGCCGGGGAGCGCGTCGCGATCATCGGCGCGGGCGGCATCGGCGTGGACGTCGCCGAGTTCCTCTCCGCCCCGCGCCCCTCCCCGAGCCTGGAGGCGGCGCGGTGGAAGGAGCACTGGGGTGTGGTGGACGCTGACCAAGTGCGGGGCGGGGTGGCGACGCGGCCCGCGGCTCCCGCGGCGAGAGAGGTCCATCTGCTGCAGAGGAAGGAGACTCGCATCGGTGCCGGGCTCGGGAAGACCACCGGCTGGGTGCATCGCGCGGAGCTGCGGCACGCGGGCGTGGTGCAGCACGTCGGCGTCACCTACGAGCGGATCGATGACACGGGCCTCCACATCACGGAGGATGGACAGCAGCAGGTGCTCGACGTCGACACCATCGTGGTGTGCGCCGGGCAGGTCAGCGTGAACGCGCTGGCCGACGAGGTGATCGCCGCCCGACGGGGACGCAGCCCCCGGGTGCACGTGATCGGCGGGGCAGACGTCGCCGCCGAGCTCGACGCCGAGCGTGCGATCCGGCAGGCCGTGGAGGTCGCGGCCGCACTCTGAGGAGGACCGACATGGACCGCACCGACCCGACCGAGATGCTCGAGCGCGCGATCCACCTCGCGATCGCGAACGTCGGCGACGGGGAGCAGCCCTTCGCGGCGCTCGTGCGCCTTCCCGGCGGAGAGGTCGTCGAGGGAGTGAACCGGATCCTCACGGACCACGACCCCACCGCCCACGCGGAGATCGTCGCACTGCGGGCGGCCTGTGCGCAGGTCGGTGCCGCGCAGCTGCCGGGCGCGGTGCTCTTCTCCAGCTGCGAGCCGTGCACGATGTGCCTGGCCGCGGCGCTGTGGGCCGGGGTCGACGAGGTCGTGTTCGCGGCGGGACGGGCCGACGCCGCCCGGGCGGGCTTCGGCGACGAGGCCGTGCACGACTACTTCGCCCGGCCCGGCCACCACGCCCTGCTGCCCACCGCGCAGCACCGGCATGCGGACGCGGTGGCGCCGTTCGAGGAGTGGGCGCGACTCAGTGCCGGTCACTGAGTCCCATCAGGAGCCTGCGAGGATCTCCCGGGCGATGGGCCCGGCGGTCACCGAGCCGTAGGAGCCGTCCTCGACGAACACGGCGAGGACCAGGTCGCCCCGGGCGACGATGACCCAGGAGTGCAGCGCCAGCTCGCCGTCGGCGTTCGTGTACTCGGCGGTGCCGGTCTTGCCGATCACGGGCTCGCCGGGCAGGTCCGCGAAGTCGTCGAGGCTGCCGTCGGTGACGACGCCGCGCAGCATCTCCTGCATCTGCGCGGTCTCGTCGGCCGTGAGCGGGTGGGCGATCTCGGGCGCGGCGGGCTCCTGGTCGTCGAGGATCCGCGGGGTGACCGTCGCGCCGTTCTGGACGCTCGCGAGCACGGTCGCCATGGCGAGCGGCGAGGCGAGCACCCGGCCCTGGCCCATCATCGCCGCGGCGTGCTCGACGCCCTCGTCGGCCGGATCGATCGAGCCCATGAACGCGTCGAGCCCCGCCGGGGCGTCCTGGCCGATGCCGAGGGTGGCCCCGGCGTCGGCGAGGGCCGCCTGGTCGACGGTCTCGTGCTGGAGCAGCAGGGCGGTGTTGCAGGAGTGCGCGATGACGGAGCGCAGCGGCATGTCCCCGAACAGCGACGGGTCCATGGAGTCGGCGTTCTTGAAGCTGCGCCCGGCGACGGTCGCGGTCTCCGGGCACTGCAGGGTCGTGTCCGGGGTGACGCCGGCGCGCAGCAGCGCGAGCGCGGTGACGGTCTTGAAGGTCGAGCCCGGGGCGTACTGGCCCACCAGGCCCACGGGGTACGACTGCCCCGTCGGCCCGAGGGCCGCGGCGAGCACGTCGCCGGTCGAGGCGCTGAGGGCGATCACGGCCGACGGGGAGTCCTCGCCCGCGATCGCGGCCGTGGCCCGGCGCTGCAGGTCGTCGTCGAGGGTGGTGCGCACCGTGGTGCCGTCGACGGGGTCGAGGCGGGTGAGGGAGCGGGCGTCGCCGGACTCGGGGTCGACGGCGCGGATGTCCAGGCCGCGGGTGCCGGTGACGGCGTCCTGCTCCGCGGCGATGACGCCGCCGGTCGCGACCAGGTCACCCGCGACGATCTCCCCGTCGGACCCTTCGATGTCCTCGGCGGTGGCCTCGCGCAGGGAGCCAAGCACGCCGGGGGCGTAGTCCCGCTCGAGGGCGAGGGGGCGCTGCTCCTCGACGACGTGGAAGCCGGGGACCTGCGCCGCGTCGTCCAGGCGGTAGCTGCCCTCGTCGGCGACGCGGATGGTGAGGGCGGGGACGAAGGCCTCGTCGCCTGCGGCGGCCGCGGTGGAGGCCAGGCGATCAGGGTCCGTGCCGAGGATCCCGGCGAGCTCGCGGGCGGCGGCGTCGACATCCGCCTCCTCGAGCTGGGACTTGTCCAGGCCCAGCACCTTCACGTCGACCGGGCCGTAGAGCTCGGTGCCGTCGCGGTCGGTGATCGTGCCGGGGGTCGCCTCGAGGTCCGCGACCTCGAGCTGCTCGCCGTCCGCGAGGCCCGGGGCGAGGGCGCCCGCGACGATCCGCGGGGTCCAGCCGCCCTCGCCGCGCTCGAGCTCGACGGTGGTCGTGTAGTCCCAGGTCCCCTCCGGCAGCGGCCAGGACCAGTCGTAGGTGGCGGTGCGGACGCCGCCTCGGGCCTCCACGGCGTCGGCGAGGGTGACCTCCGGGTCGGCGCCGAGGGCCTCGCGGACCGCGCCGAGCACGCGAGCGTCCTCGTCGGGAGCGGCATCGCCCGAGGCGAGGGAGGCGGCCAGCGCCGCGGCCTCCTCCTCGCCGCCCGCCGCGCGGCCCCGCCACACGAGCCCCCCGACCACGAGGGCGGCGACCGCGAGCACGGCGACGATAATGATCCAGGGTGTGCGGCGGGAAGCACTCATCGGGCCATCGTGCCACCTCTACACTCGCTCCCATGCCCCGCGTGCTGCACACCGCCCAGGCCCTGGTCGACGTGGTCCTCGAGATCGACGCCCTGCCGCCCCGCGGCGGGAACGCGAACGCCCGCAGCGAGCACCGCTACGCCGGCGGGGCCGTGACGATCCTGGTCTCCGCCGCGCGGACCGGCGCGAAGGCCGTGCACGGGGGCGCCCACGGCGTCGGCCCCAACGGGGACCTGCTGCGCGCCGCGCTCGCCAAGGACGGTGTGGCGCTCGCGGACGAGCCGCGCGAGGGCCAGGACTCCGGCTACTGCGTGGTGATGGTCGAGCCGACCGCGCAGCGCACCTTCCTCACCGTCTACGGCGCCGAGCGGGAGATCACCGCGCAGTCGCTCGCGAGGCTCGCCCCCGAGCCCGGGGACCTGGTGTGCGTGTCGGGCTACACCCTGTTCGAGCCGACCCGCGAGCCGCTGCTGGAGTTCCTCGAGTCGCTGCCCGCCGGGGTGGACGTGGTGCTCGATCCGGGCGACGCCTTCGCCGAGTTCCCGCGGGAGCTGCAGGAGCGGGTGCTGGCGGTGACGACCGTGTGGACCTCGAACGCGGACGAGGCGCGGGCGCTGACGGATCTCGATGCGCTCGAGGACACCCCGGCCGCGATCCGGCGCCGACTGCGTCCGGGCGCCGTGGTGATCGTGCGCGACGGCGACCGCGGCTGCCTGGTCTTCCACCACGGCCGCGGCACCGAGATCCCGGCCTTCCCGCAGACGCCGGTGGACACCAACGGCGCCGGCGACACCCACACCGGGGTGCTCCTCGCGGAGCGGGCCCTCGGCGCGGACTGGGAGTCCGCCGCGACCCGCGCCAACGCCGCCGCCGCGATCGCCGTGACCCGGCGCGGACCCGAGAGCGCACCGACCCGCGCCGAGGTGGACGAGTTCCTGTCGTAGAGCCCCGGGAGCCCTAGGATGGAGGCGCATGTCACCCCGAAGGAGACCATGGACGCCGCCGGCTCGACCCTGCACGACTTCGACGCTCCCCTGATCGGCGGCGGCACCCGCTCGCTCGGCGACTTCCGCGGCCACCCGGTGCTGGTGGTCAACACCGCCACCCAGTGCGCCTTCACCCCGCAGCTGCGCGGGCTGCAGGAGCTGCACGACCGCTTCTCCCCCCGCGGCTTCTCCGTGCTCGGCTTCCCCTCGGACCAGTTCCACCAGGACCCCGGCACCGACGAGGAGACCCTGGAGACCTGCACCCAGACCTACTCGGTCACCTTCCCGATGTTCGCCAAGACCGACGTCAACGGCGCCGGCGCCCCGCCGATGTGGAAGTGGCTGTGCGCGCAGAAGGCCGGGGTGATGGGCGGGCGCATCGCCTGGAACTTCACCAAGTTCCTCGTCGGTGCCGACGGCATGGTGATCCGCCGCTACGCCCCGCCCGTGCCGCCGAGCCGCATCGCGCGCAGGATCGAGATGGAGCTCGGGTCGTCCTGAACAGGAGCCTCACGAACGCTTGGTAGCGTGGGTCACATCTGACCACTACCGGAAGGGGGGACCACCGTGGAAGGACTGATCGTCGTCGCGGTCGTCGTCATCGGCCTCGTCATCGTCCTGGCCATCGTGGCCGCACTGCTGTTCGGAGGACTGCGCACCTCGCTCATGTTCACCGTCCACACCCAGGAGGCGGTGATCGTCGAGCGGTTCGGGAAGTTCAAGCGGGTCGCGCACGCGGGTCTGAACTTCAAGACCCCGTTCATCGACAACATCACCCGCCCCGTGTCGCTGCGCGTCCAGCAGCTCGAGGTGAACATCGAGTCCAAGACCAAGGACAACGTGTTCGTCACCGTGCCCGTCGCGGTGCAGTACCAGATCCAGCAGGACCAGGTCGTCGCGGCCTACTACGAGCTGTCCAACCCCGAGGCGCAGATCCGCTCCTACGTCTTCGACACCGTCCGCTCCGCCCTGTCGGGCCTCGAGCTGGACGCGGCCTTCGAGTCCAAGGACGACATCGCCCGCAGCGTCGAGCAGACCCTGTCCGCCTCGATGCAGAAGTTCGGCTTCAACATCATCAACACCCTGGTCCAGGACATCTCCCCGGACCAGCGGGTGCGCGACTCGATGAACTCCATCAACGCCGCCCAGCGCGACCGGGTCGCCGCCCAGTCCCTCGCCGAGGCGGACAAGATCAAGCGCGTCACCCAGGCGGAGGCCGAGGCCGAGTCCAAGCGCCTCCAGGGTGAGGGCGTCGCCGCGCAGCGCAAGGCGATCGCGCTGGGCATCGCGGAGCAGTACGAGATGCTGCGCAAGGTCGGCATCGAGAACTCCGCCGAGCAGCTGCTGCTGATGACCCAGTACTTCGACACCCTGCAGGACGTGGCCCGCAACGGCCGCTCCAACGTGCTCTACCTGCCCAGCAACCCCGGTGCCGTCGGGTCGATGGGCGACGAGATCCGCTCGGCCATGCTGCAGGCGCAGGCCGCACACCAGGCCGACGCCGATGCGGACGTCGACGAGGCCGCGCACAGGCAGCGCATCTCGGCCGAGCAGCTGCGCGCCCAGGAGGAGCAGCGCCGCGAGCGGGCCCGCCAGCAGGCCGAGCAGCGCGCCCGCGACGCGCAGAGGCAGCAGGCGCAGGCCCAGCAGCCCCCGGCCGGCTACCCCGGCGGCTCCGTGCCGCCGTGGGCGCACCCGGGCAGCGCGAACCAGGGGTGAGACGCACCGGGATCCTCTCCCTCATCGCCGCGGTCGCGGGGTCGATGCTTCTGCTCGCCCTCGCGGCCGCGGCGCTCGTCGGGGTGTTCACCGCCTTCCTCGGCGTCGGCGAGGTGCTCACCCCCACCGACGGCGGCCACGAGCGGGTGCAGTCCTGGAGCCGGGTCCTCGTGATCACGCTCGTGGGCTGCGGGGCGCTCGCGCTGCTCAGCGTCGTGCTGGACGCGGTGCTGACGGTGCTGGGGCTCCTGGGCGTGCGACGGGCCGACGGACGGACCACGCACATCCTCAACCTCGTCGCCGCCGGGGTGTGCACGCTCGTGCCGCTGCTGCTGCTCGGCGCGTTCTGGGCCGCCGGCGCCGCGGACCTCGACCAGGCGCAGATGCTCGCGGGATGGATGCTCGCCGGGATGCTGCTGGTGCTCGCGCCCTGGGCGCGGATCGGCCAGCTGATCGGCGGGATC
This genomic interval from Brachybacterium aquaticum contains the following:
- a CDS encoding SPFH domain-containing protein → MEGLIVVAVVVIGLVIVLAIVAALLFGGLRTSLMFTVHTQEAVIVERFGKFKRVAHAGLNFKTPFIDNITRPVSLRVQQLEVNIESKTKDNVFVTVPVAVQYQIQQDQVVAAYYELSNPEAQIRSYVFDTVRSALSGLELDAAFESKDDIARSVEQTLSASMQKFGFNIINTLVQDISPDQRVRDSMNSINAAQRDRVAAQSLAEADKIKRVTQAEAEAESKRLQGEGVAAQRKAIALGIAEQYEMLRKVGIENSAEQLLLMTQYFDTLQDVARNGRSNVLYLPSNPGAVGSMGDEIRSAMLQAQAAHQADADADVDEAAHRQRISAEQLRAQEEQRRERARQQAEQRARDAQRQQAQAQQPPAGYPGGSVPPWAHPGSANQG